One genomic window of Quercus robur chromosome 6, dhQueRobu3.1, whole genome shotgun sequence includes the following:
- the LOC126732904 gene encoding adenylyl-sulfate kinase 3 isoform X1 codes for MTAIRGAGPLVFGSSSLDCDEIGPFSSWRFAKLGFVSLNGTNVIGLDYSGKTVRLNVNVRSSFLKPIKAMGDSTAASFTNTNDCAASISSGENLHQMSTVRKSTNIAWHKSSVEKFDRQELLQQKGCVIWITGLSGSGKSTLACTLSRGLHSRGKLTYILDGDNVRHGLNSDLSFKVEDRAENIRRIGEVAKLFADAGIICIASLISPYRKDRDACRALLPEGDFIEVFLDVPLQVCEARDPKGLYKLARCGKIKGFTGIDDPYEPPLNCEIVLQQKGGDSVSPSDMAETVISYLEEKGYLQA; via the exons ATGACCGCGATACGAGGAGCGGGGCCGTTGGTTTTTGGTTCTTCTTCGCTGGACTGCGATGAAATTGGACCGTTTTCGTCGTGGCGGTTTGCGAAGCTAGGGTTCGTGAGCCTCAATGGTACTAATGTGATTGGGTTGGATTACAGTGGAAAAACCGTACGGCTTAATGTGAATGTGAGATCGAGCTTTCTCAAGCCAATTAAAGCCATGGGAGACTCTACCGCCGCCTCATTTACCAATACCAATGATTGTGCTGCTTCCATTTCTTCTG GTGAAAATCTCCACCAGATGTCAACTGTAAGGAAGTCGACAAACATCGCGTGGCATAAGAGTTCAGTGGAGAAATTTGATAGGCAAGAGTTACTTCAGCAAAAAGGATGTGTCATCTGGATAACCGGACTTAGTGGTTCAG GAAAAAGCACTTTGGCATGTACTTTGAGTCGAGGATTGCATTCGAGAGGAAAGCTCACCTACATTCTTGATGGTGACAATGTTCGACATGGTTTGAACAGTGACCTTAGTTTTAAAGTAGAAGATCGTGCAGAAAACATACGTAGGATtg GTGAGGTAGCAAAGCTCTTTGCAGATGCTGGCATCATTTGCATTGCTAGTTTGATATCTCCCTACAGGAAGGACAGAGATGCCTGCCGTGCATTATTGCCAGAAGGAGATTTCATTGAG gtttttctTGATGTGCCACTACAAGTGTGTGAGGCAAGGGACCCAAAGGGACTTTACAAGCTTGCACGATGTGGAAAGATCAAAG GTTTTACAGGAATCGATGATCCATATGAGCCACCATTAAATTGTGAG ATAGTATTACAACAAAAGGGAGGAGACTCTGTGTCCCCAAGCGATATGGCTGAAACAGTTATATCTTACTTGGAGGAGAAAGGCTACCTGCAGGCTTAA
- the LOC126732904 gene encoding adenylyl-sulfate kinase, chloroplastic isoform X3, producing MIVLLPFLLMSTVRKSTNIAWHKSSVEKFDRQELLQQKGCVIWITGLSGSGKSTLACTLSRGLHSRGKLTYILDGDNVRHGLNSDLSFKVEDRAENIRRIGEVAKLFADAGIICIASLISPYRKDRDACRALLPEGDFIEVFLDVPLQVCEARDPKGLYKLARCGKIKGFTGIDDPYEPPLNCEIVLQQKGGDSVSPSDMAETVISYLEEKGYLQA from the exons ATGATTGTGCTGCTTCCATTTCTTCTG ATGTCAACTGTAAGGAAGTCGACAAACATCGCGTGGCATAAGAGTTCAGTGGAGAAATTTGATAGGCAAGAGTTACTTCAGCAAAAAGGATGTGTCATCTGGATAACCGGACTTAGTGGTTCAG GAAAAAGCACTTTGGCATGTACTTTGAGTCGAGGATTGCATTCGAGAGGAAAGCTCACCTACATTCTTGATGGTGACAATGTTCGACATGGTTTGAACAGTGACCTTAGTTTTAAAGTAGAAGATCGTGCAGAAAACATACGTAGGATtg GTGAGGTAGCAAAGCTCTTTGCAGATGCTGGCATCATTTGCATTGCTAGTTTGATATCTCCCTACAGGAAGGACAGAGATGCCTGCCGTGCATTATTGCCAGAAGGAGATTTCATTGAG gtttttctTGATGTGCCACTACAAGTGTGTGAGGCAAGGGACCCAAAGGGACTTTACAAGCTTGCACGATGTGGAAAGATCAAAG GTTTTACAGGAATCGATGATCCATATGAGCCACCATTAAATTGTGAG ATAGTATTACAACAAAAGGGAGGAGACTCTGTGTCCCCAAGCGATATGGCTGAAACAGTTATATCTTACTTGGAGGAGAAAGGCTACCTGCAGGCTTAA
- the LOC126732904 gene encoding adenylyl-sulfate kinase 3 isoform X2: MGDSRNPTICENLHQMSTVRKSTNIAWHKSSVEKFDRQELLQQKGCVIWITGLSGSGKSTLACTLSRGLHSRGKLTYILDGDNVRHGLNSDLSFKVEDRAENIRRIGEVAKLFADAGIICIASLISPYRKDRDACRALLPEGDFIEVFLDVPLQVCEARDPKGLYKLARCGKIKGFTGIDDPYEPPLNCEIVLQQKGGDSVSPSDMAETVISYLEEKGYLQA, from the exons ATGGGAGATTCAAGAAACCCAACAATCT GTGAAAATCTCCACCAGATGTCAACTGTAAGGAAGTCGACAAACATCGCGTGGCATAAGAGTTCAGTGGAGAAATTTGATAGGCAAGAGTTACTTCAGCAAAAAGGATGTGTCATCTGGATAACCGGACTTAGTGGTTCAG GAAAAAGCACTTTGGCATGTACTTTGAGTCGAGGATTGCATTCGAGAGGAAAGCTCACCTACATTCTTGATGGTGACAATGTTCGACATGGTTTGAACAGTGACCTTAGTTTTAAAGTAGAAGATCGTGCAGAAAACATACGTAGGATtg GTGAGGTAGCAAAGCTCTTTGCAGATGCTGGCATCATTTGCATTGCTAGTTTGATATCTCCCTACAGGAAGGACAGAGATGCCTGCCGTGCATTATTGCCAGAAGGAGATTTCATTGAG gtttttctTGATGTGCCACTACAAGTGTGTGAGGCAAGGGACCCAAAGGGACTTTACAAGCTTGCACGATGTGGAAAGATCAAAG GTTTTACAGGAATCGATGATCCATATGAGCCACCATTAAATTGTGAG ATAGTATTACAACAAAAGGGAGGAGACTCTGTGTCCCCAAGCGATATGGCTGAAACAGTTATATCTTACTTGGAGGAGAAAGGCTACCTGCAGGCTTAA
- the LOC126732904 gene encoding adenylyl-sulfate kinase, chloroplastic isoform X4, whose protein sequence is MSTVRKSTNIAWHKSSVEKFDRQELLQQKGCVIWITGLSGSGKSTLACTLSRGLHSRGKLTYILDGDNVRHGLNSDLSFKVEDRAENIRRIGEVAKLFADAGIICIASLISPYRKDRDACRALLPEGDFIEVFLDVPLQVCEARDPKGLYKLARCGKIKGFTGIDDPYEPPLNCEIVLQQKGGDSVSPSDMAETVISYLEEKGYLQA, encoded by the exons ATGTCAACTGTAAGGAAGTCGACAAACATCGCGTGGCATAAGAGTTCAGTGGAGAAATTTGATAGGCAAGAGTTACTTCAGCAAAAAGGATGTGTCATCTGGATAACCGGACTTAGTGGTTCAG GAAAAAGCACTTTGGCATGTACTTTGAGTCGAGGATTGCATTCGAGAGGAAAGCTCACCTACATTCTTGATGGTGACAATGTTCGACATGGTTTGAACAGTGACCTTAGTTTTAAAGTAGAAGATCGTGCAGAAAACATACGTAGGATtg GTGAGGTAGCAAAGCTCTTTGCAGATGCTGGCATCATTTGCATTGCTAGTTTGATATCTCCCTACAGGAAGGACAGAGATGCCTGCCGTGCATTATTGCCAGAAGGAGATTTCATTGAG gtttttctTGATGTGCCACTACAAGTGTGTGAGGCAAGGGACCCAAAGGGACTTTACAAGCTTGCACGATGTGGAAAGATCAAAG GTTTTACAGGAATCGATGATCCATATGAGCCACCATTAAATTGTGAG ATAGTATTACAACAAAAGGGAGGAGACTCTGTGTCCCCAAGCGATATGGCTGAAACAGTTATATCTTACTTGGAGGAGAAAGGCTACCTGCAGGCTTAA
- the LOC126732906 gene encoding uncharacterized protein LOC126732906 codes for MGGRSSESSSGEEDGDADWKAKINSVASSSAFSSLRNGSSTLFNNPTNRNHAEDDDNHDNGYHTHKPQQLKHYQVKAQKILDDILEKTLVTVRDPVDVPEHDPETDEGGIRLFKHAPPGIVFDHIDELQQPRKRPRILPGKEIDEKSKKFRRQIQSVAVGGEYIMAAARDTCQKSLARLEAKDAAAKAAANREKERIAELKRIRGERWLPSIAKKMQVKLPG; via the exons ATGGGAGGTCGGAGCAGTGAGAGCAGCAGCGGAGAGGAAGACGGAGATGCCGACTGGAAAGCCAAAATCAATTCCGTCGCATCCTCCTCCGCTTTCTCTTCTCTTAGGAATGGTTCTTCCACTCTTTTCAATAATCCAACAAATCGTAACCATGCCGAGGATGATGATAACCATGATAATGGGTACCACACACACAAACCCCAACAGCTCAAGCACTATCAAGTCAAG GCACAAAAGATTTTAGATGATATCCTAGAAAAGACACTAGTGACAGTGAGAGATCCTGTTGATGTCCCTGAACATGATCCCGAGACTGATGAAGGTGGCATCCGCTTGTTTAAACATGCTCCCCCTGGAATAGTTTTTGATCATATAG ATGAGCTTCAGCAACCTAGAAAGAGACCAAGAATCCTTCCTGGAAAAGAGATTgatgagaaatcaaagaag TTTAGAAGACAGATCCAATCGGTTGCTGTTGGTGGCGAATATATAATGGCTGCAGCAAGAGATACATGCCAAAAATCACTGGCTAGACTGGAAGCTAAAGATGCAGCAGCAAAAGCAGCAGCTAAtagagaaaaggaaagaattgCAGAACTGAAAAGGATTAGGGGGGAGAGATGGCTTCCTTCAATTGCCAAAAAAATGCAGGTAAAGCTTCCAGGTTGA
- the LOC126732907 gene encoding peptidyl-prolyl cis-trans isomerase CYP65 produces MGKKQHSKDRMFITKTEWANDWGGAKSKESRTRFKRLPFYCCGLTFTPFEDPVCTADGSVFDIMHIVPYIRKFGKNPVTGAPLKQEELIPLTFHKNSDGEFQCPVLNKVFTEFTHIVAVKTTGNVFSYEAIKELNIKTKNWKELLTDEPFTKEDLITIQNPNALDSKVLLDFDHVKNSLKIDDEELNKMSSDPTYNINVTGDIKQMLEELGTEKGKQAALLGGGGSKAQNERAAALAAILAARSNIKEDSKSDSNGEVRPQAYSIVDAASASVHGRSAAAAKSTSSDKTAARIAMHMAGERAPVNAKMVKSRFTTGAASRSFTSTSFDPITKNEFEYIKVEKNPKKKGYVQLHTTHGDLNIELHCDITPRACENFITLCERGYYNGVAFHRNIRNFMIQGGDPTGTGKGGESIWGKPFKDEVNSKLLHAGRGVVSMANSGPHTNGSQFFILYKSANHLNFKHTVFGGVVGGLTTLATMEKVPVDDDDRPLEEIKITGVTVFVNPYSEPDEEEEEEKAKDEKNVEDEENEKIGSWYSNPGTGTTNSGAGCGGVGKYLKSRNAQAESVAVDTSVTAISVAKKRKLGASTAEFKDFSAW; encoded by the exons ATGGGGAAGAAGCAGCACAGCAAAGACCGTATGTTCATAACGAAAACGGAGTGGGCCAACGATTGGGGCGGCGCCAAATCCAAAGAGTCCCGCACCCGCTTCAAACGCCTCCCCTTCTATTGCTGCGG TCTCACGTTTACGCCTTTCGAAGACCCCGTGTGCACTGCCGATGGCAGCGTCTTCGATATCAT GCATATAGTCCCCTACATTAGAAAGTTTGGGAAGAATCCTGTAACCGGAGCTCCGCTTAAGCAAGAGGAACTTATTCCATTAACTTTCCATAAGAACTCCGATG GAGAGTTTCAATGCCCTGTGTTGAATAAGGTTTTTACTGAATTTACACACATAGTTGCCGTGAAGACTACAGGAAATGTGTTCTCTTATGAG GCAATTAAAGAATTGAACATCAAGACCAAGAACTGGAAGGAGCTCCTTACTGATGAACCATTTACTAAAGAAGACCTTATAACAATTCAG AATCCTAATGCATTAGACAGCAAGGTTCTCCTGGATTTTGATCATGTTAAAAACAGTTTGAAAATTGATGATGAAG AACTAAATAAAATGAGCTCAGATCCAACTTATAATATAAATGTTACTGGGGATATCAAGCAGATGCTGGAGGAGCTTGGAACTGAAAAGGGAAAGCAAGCTGCACTGCTTGGGGGAGGTGGCAGCAAGGCACAAAATGAAAGGGCTGCTGCACTTGCTGCAATTTTAGCTGCAAGGTCAAACATTAAAGAAGATTCTAAATCAGATTCAAATGGGGAGGTTAGGCCTCAGGCTTACAGTATTGTAGATGCTGCATCTGCTTCAGTACATGGAAGAAGTGCCGCTGCTGCAAAATCTACATCAAGTGATAAAACTGCTGCTCGGATAGCTATGCACATGGCTGGTGAGAGGGCACCTGTGAATGCAAAGATG GTGAAGAGCCGTTTTACTACAGGTGCTGCTTCACGATCCTTCACTTCTACCTCTTTTGATCCCATCAccaaaaatgaatttgaatatatcaaagttgagaaaaatccaaagaagaaaggatatGTTCAGCTGCATACAACACATGGTGATTTGAATATTGAGCTGCACTGTGATATTACTCCCAGGGCATGTGAGAACTTCATCACTCTCTGTGAACGTGGCTATTATAATGGAGTAGCTTTTCATAGAAACATTCG GAATTTTATGATTCAAGGTGGTGATCCTACTGGTACGGGAAAAGGAGGTGAATCTATATGGGGAAAGCCTTTTAAAGATGAAGTGAACTCCAAGTTGCTTCACGCTGGAAGGGGTGTTGTTAGTATGGCAAACAGTGGCCCCCACACAAATGGTTCCCAGTTTTTCATCCTTTACAAGTCTGCAAAtcatttaaactttaaacataCAGTTTTTGGTGGAGTTGTTGGTGGGTTGACTACTCTAGCAACAATGGAAAAGGTTCCGGTTGATGATGATGACCGACCTCTG GAGGAGATTAAGATTACTGGTGTAACAGTATTCGTCAATCCTTACTCAGAACccgatgaagaagaagaggaagagaaggcTAAAGATGAGAAGAATGTTGAGGATGAAGAAAAT GAAAAAATTGGGTCGTGGTATAGCAATCCAGGTACGGGAACAACGAATTCTGGAGCTGGTTGTGGTGGTGTTGGAAAGTACTTAAAATCAAGAAATGCTCAAGCTGAATCTGTTGCTGTTGACACTAGTGTAACAGCAATTTCTGTAGCAAAGAAAAGGAAGTTGGGAGCCTCAACAGCAGAATTCAAAGATTTTTCTGCTTGGTAA